The proteins below are encoded in one region of Halococcus sediminicola:
- a CDS encoding (2Fe-2S)-binding protein, whose amino-acid sequence MTEHDIEIAVNGTEHELTVDSRTLLVHALRDELGYTGTNIGCESSTCGACTVHLDGDAVKSCTLLAVQADGSEVGTVEGLADDGSYAPIQEGFQKEHGLQCGYCTPGMMLAANDLLERNPDPDEEEIREAIEGNLCRCTGYQNIVNAVEFAADEMAEVAADGSGEPAGSD is encoded by the coding sequence ATGACAGAACACGACATCGAGATTGCGGTCAACGGCACGGAACACGAACTCACCGTCGATTCACGGACGCTGCTCGTCCACGCTCTGCGCGACGAGTTGGGCTATACAGGGACGAATATCGGCTGTGAAAGTTCGACCTGTGGGGCCTGTACGGTGCATTTGGACGGCGACGCGGTGAAATCCTGTACGCTACTGGCGGTACAGGCCGATGGCAGCGAGGTCGGCACCGTCGAAGGACTCGCCGACGACGGCAGCTACGCCCCGATTCAGGAAGGGTTTCAGAAGGAGCACGGTCTCCAGTGTGGCTACTGCACGCCCGGGATGATGCTCGCGGCGAACGACCTGCTGGAGCGCAACCCCGACCCCGACGAGGAAGAGATTCGGGAAGCGATCGAGGGCAACCTCTGTCGGTGTACGGGCTATCAGAACATCGTCAACGCCGTCGAGTTCGCCGCCGACGAGATGGCCGAGGTTGCGGCGGACGGAAGCGGCGAACCCGCAGGGAGTGACTGA
- a CDS encoding xanthine dehydrogenase family protein molybdopterin-binding subunit, with protein sequence MGIETITSDELDVESVLGSAVERREDPALITGEAEYTDDIQRPNMAHMAVLRSQYGHARIDGIDTSAAEEMDGVIGVYTADDLDVPGEIPVGWLLDSLRTPVHPLLAGDVARYQGDGIAVVVAEERSIAGDARDAIEVEYERLDAVTDPKEAVEDGAPVVHDDLEDNTAFDWEIGDADETDDAFANAAHTAEVDLTNQRLIPNAMEPRATVAEYKPGTEELEVHLTSQNPHLHRQLMSGVLDVPEHKLHIVAPDVGGGFGSKIHHYPDEALACWCAMETGRPVKWTATRTETYLTDAHGRDHVSHAELAMDEEGTITGMRVKTYAGMGAYLSTFAPAVPTYLYGTLLSGQYDIPAIHCNVVGAFTNGAPVDAYRGAGRPEALYLVERIITLGAREMGMDPAEFRRQNFVPEDDFPHQTPVAVEYDSGNYEPALDKALEAVGYDDLRERQAELREEGRYLGIGLSSYIEACGLAPSELAGQLGAQAGLWESGLVRVHPTGKVTAFCGTSGHGQGHETTYAQIVSDELGIPYDDIEIVEGDTDEIPQGMGTYGSRSAAVGGSALATSSQKVVEKAKKIAAHQLEASEEDIEFSNGEFSVAGAPERSMHIQDVAAQSYLAHDMPEGIEPGLEETSFYDPDNFVFPFGTHIAVVEVDPETGEIEFENYVAVDDVGPQINPKIVEGQVHGGVAQGIGQALYEGAEYDSNGTLVTGSMQDYVVPKAEHIPRMETDSTVTPSPHNPLGVKGVGEAGTIAAPQAVVNAVTDALQPFGIDHIDMPLTNERVWRAVNDAPSAEDGGSEAVADGGERAEDEPSGSDEGGEN encoded by the coding sequence ATGGGAATCGAGACCATCACATCGGACGAACTCGACGTCGAATCGGTACTCGGCTCGGCGGTCGAGCGCCGCGAGGACCCCGCGCTCATCACGGGCGAGGCCGAATACACAGACGACATCCAGCGGCCGAACATGGCCCACATGGCCGTCCTCAGAAGCCAGTACGGCCACGCGAGGATCGACGGGATAGACACCAGCGCGGCCGAAGAAATGGACGGGGTCATCGGTGTCTACACCGCCGACGACCTCGACGTCCCCGGCGAGATACCCGTCGGCTGGCTGCTCGACAGCCTCCGAACGCCGGTCCACCCGCTGCTGGCGGGCGACGTGGCGCGCTATCAGGGCGACGGCATCGCGGTCGTGGTCGCCGAGGAGCGCTCCATCGCGGGCGACGCGCGCGACGCCATCGAGGTCGAGTACGAACGCCTCGATGCGGTCACGGATCCCAAGGAAGCCGTCGAAGACGGCGCGCCGGTGGTCCACGACGATTTGGAGGATAACACAGCCTTCGACTGGGAGATCGGCGACGCCGACGAGACGGACGACGCCTTCGCGAACGCGGCCCACACCGCCGAGGTCGACCTCACGAATCAGCGACTGATCCCGAACGCGATGGAGCCGCGCGCGACCGTCGCCGAGTACAAACCCGGTACCGAGGAACTGGAGGTGCACCTGACCTCCCAGAACCCGCATCTCCACCGCCAGTTGATGTCCGGGGTGCTGGACGTGCCCGAGCACAAACTCCACATCGTCGCGCCCGACGTCGGCGGCGGGTTCGGTTCGAAGATCCACCACTACCCGGACGAGGCGCTCGCGTGCTGGTGTGCGATGGAAACCGGACGGCCCGTCAAGTGGACCGCCACGCGCACCGAAACCTACCTCACCGACGCCCACGGCCGCGACCACGTCTCACACGCCGAACTGGCGATGGACGAGGAAGGAACGATCACTGGGATGCGCGTCAAGACCTACGCGGGGATGGGCGCGTATCTCTCGACGTTCGCGCCTGCAGTCCCCACATACCTCTACGGCACCCTCCTGTCGGGCCAGTACGACATCCCGGCCATCCACTGTAACGTGGTCGGCGCGTTCACCAACGGCGCACCCGTCGATGCGTATCGGGGTGCAGGAAGGCCGGAGGCACTGTATCTCGTCGAGCGCATCATTACCCTCGGCGCGCGCGAGATGGGGATGGATCCCGCCGAATTCAGGCGGCAGAACTTCGTCCCCGAAGACGACTTCCCCCACCAGACGCCCGTCGCCGTCGAATACGACAGCGGCAACTACGAACCGGCGCTCGACAAAGCCCTCGAAGCCGTGGGCTACGACGATCTCCGAGAGCGACAAGCGGAACTGCGCGAGGAGGGTCGATACTTGGGCATCGGACTATCGAGCTACATCGAGGCCTGTGGGCTCGCACCATCCGAACTCGCGGGTCAACTCGGCGCACAGGCCGGCCTCTGGGAGTCCGGTCTCGTGCGAGTCCACCCCACAGGAAAAGTCACGGCGTTCTGTGGCACCTCTGGGCACGGCCAGGGTCACGAGACGACGTATGCCCAGATCGTTTCGGACGAACTGGGGATCCCCTACGACGACATCGAGATCGTCGAGGGTGACACCGATGAAATCCCACAGGGGATGGGCACGTATGGCTCGCGCTCGGCGGCCGTCGGCGGAAGCGCGCTGGCGACAAGTTCACAAAAAGTCGTCGAGAAAGCGAAGAAGATCGCCGCCCACCAACTGGAGGCCAGCGAGGAGGACATCGAGTTCAGCAATGGAGAATTTTCGGTTGCAGGAGCGCCCGAGCGCTCGATGCACATCCAGGACGTGGCCGCCCAGTCGTATCTCGCCCACGACATGCCGGAGGGCATCGAACCGGGGCTCGAAGAGACCTCCTTCTACGACCCTGACAACTTCGTCTTCCCGTTCGGGACCCACATCGCGGTCGTGGAGGTCGACCCCGAAACGGGCGAGATCGAGTTCGAGAACTACGTTGCTGTGGACGACGTCGGCCCACAGATCAACCCGAAGATCGTCGAGGGACAGGTCCACGGCGGCGTCGCACAGGGTATCGGACAGGCACTCTACGAGGGGGCCGAGTACGATAGTAATGGGACGCTCGTCACGGGGTCGATGCAGGACTACGTGGTGCCGAAGGCCGAGCACATTCCACGGATGGAGACCGATTCGACCGTGACGCCCTCGCCGCACAACCCGCTCGGCGTCAAGGGTGTCGGCGAGGCAGGCACCATCGCGGCTCCGCAGGCCGTGGTGAACGCCGTCACGGACGCACTCCAACCGTTCGGCATCGACCACATCGACATGCCGCTCACGAACGAGCGAGTCTGGCGCGCGGTGAACGACGCCCCGAGCGCCGAGGACGGAGGCAGCGAGGCGGTTGCGGACGGCGGCGAGCGCGCCGAAGACGAGCCGTCCGGAAGCGACGAGGGAGGTGAGAACTGA